Below is a window of Gossypium hirsutum isolate 1008001.06 chromosome A12, Gossypium_hirsutum_v2.1, whole genome shotgun sequence DNA.
TAATCACTTGGAATTTCCTAAATTTTTTATCAGGTATATTCCATCGCTGCAAGCAACATTCACCTTTCCGCAGTGCCTTGGCATTTTGGGTGGGAAACCTGGTGCCTCAACTTACATTGTTGGCGTTCAAGAAGAAAATGTTTTCTACCTTGATCCACATGATGTTCAGCCGGTAAATTACTCAGTTTCTTGACATAACCACTCATATGTTACATTCTATTGTTCTTTTAAATGTGATATAAGTACTTAAGCTGATAGACTCATCTGGGGAACTTCTTTTGCTTGTTTTGTTTGTTGCTGATGAATGTCTTCTCTCTTCACTGAGACTCTGTTCTGGAAATTGTTTATTTGGCCACTTGTGTGAAAAGTTATAGGAGTAATATAAATCCTTGTATGAACCAAACCTATATGAATTCTTTCAAGTCAGAATTGATTGGTAACTTCAGATGCCTAAAGCCTGTTATTCATCCACTGGCATGGTAGTGAAGAGGGTCTGAAACTTGTTTCTTAAATCTTATTCAAGCCCTTTATTCATGCAGTGCTGAAGTAGAAAGAATGAAAAAACCTCAGCCAAGGGTAAAAATTGAATTTGGAATAGAAGTAAGGAGAATAAAATGGTTTTAAGATTGTAAAACCTTAACAGATCCAAGTGTAAATGGTTGCTTATTATGTCTAGAAGACTATTTATACTGGAGTTACAACATCGTTTTCTCCTAACCCTTAAATACATATTTCTGGTTTCTCCATCCTTTTAACAACTTAGGTTTCTGAAAAATAAATGTTATACTTGCATAAACAATGTAGAATGTCACTTACCAAAAAAAAACTGTAGAATGTCATCATCTAACTTTCAATGATGGTTACTGGATCTACTTGGTACACTTTCATCGTTAGAAGCAATGCATATTCTTAAAAATTTGCTTACAACTCAAATTAGTCTGAGATTTTCCAACTTGGTTAGACGTAAGAGATAATAACAAAACAAGAAGGCAGTCACTTTGTCATTTCTTTCCAATACTGGCATTTACACGTAGTTGCTTTCTCCATTGATTTTACTTTGAGTTTTTCTTGGTTTGCATGAATACAGGTTGAGGATGGTAAAAGAAGaatgttcattttttttttgaacccAGAATCTATATTTAGCAGTGGGTTTAAAGGGAACCttagaaatattttattatcaGTTTCCAGTGAACTTGGAACAAATGTCATTTCAATCCTATTCGATATTTGAAGAGAAGTTTAATGGTAATGGTCATTTCTTGTTGCTGTCCTTTTATCTCATCTCTAGGAATATCTGTTATGTTTGGAGTAAGGTTTACGTTCTCCTGCTGCCCTTCTGGCTAACAAGTTTGGCAGCTCATTTGCAGTCCCAAACATGTTATGGCCCTTACCAAAAGacccattttatattttttggatgACAATATTACCCCTttaattatttacatatttaataattgagttttaatttatagttTGAAACAATTTTTTATAAAGACAATGTAAAAAATTTTAGTGTAAAATTTTAAGAGTAACATCCACAATATTATCTGTTTTGGTATAATATCTTCACAATAATTTACTTAAATTCAagaaaatgaatttaattttcaaaGACAGGTTCTTCTTAGACACTTTCACTTTTCACATCACTTTCTCACAACTCTTCTAAAACTTGCCTGTTCGAACTTGAGCTTTTTCCAATTCCAATTGCTTGACTATATCCAAGTGTGCTTTTGTGTATGCTTGCTGTATCTTAGTTGGGTTAAAATCGAACTTAGGAGTTTATGTTAGTTGTAGTGACACTGAAAATTTTCTTTACCAGGTAGTTAATCTGAGTTCGGATAATCTGGAGGCTGATACATCATCTTATCACTGCGAGTAAGTACCTTTCTCTGATTAACTTGTATGTTTTACATACATTGGTTCTTTTCCCCCTTAATTTTGTTCTCTCTTGTATGCTCCAGTATTATACGATACATTCCTCTGGATTCACTTGATCCATCCTTGGCAATTGGATTTTTCTGCCGAGACAAAGGTTTTCTTGTTAATCTTGTTGGTATTTACAATTTTTCATCATAGGTTTGGACCAGGCCTACTTATCGACTATGAAATGAGCTTGTTCTTTCTATCTTGATCATTTTGGCAGATGATTTCGATGATTTTTGTTTCCGGGCATCCAAACTAGCTGATGAATCGAATGGTGCTCCCTTGTTCACTGTTGCTCAAACTCATAGTGTTTTTAAGCCTATTATCCACGGTGATACTATGGCTGATGCCGGTGGTGATCGAATGGATGATTCCATTGGTGTACTGCCTACAGGTGATGTGGATGGCAACAGTCATGAGGATGACTGGCAGCTCCTTTGATGGAGCTTTCTGTATCTTCTACTGGATTGTTATGTAGACGTAATAGAAGAACCATGATTACAACGTGTGTAGGTTAGTATTTTGAGTTGTAATGATTCTTTCACTAAATTTCAAACTATTTgctaagttataatttatataattgacTACCAGTGATCAACAGATACGTGCAATTATTGTTGGATTTTATTTGGCAGACATTCTATTTCAATGTTATATTATTTAGAAGATGAGGTAAATTAAGTGTATAGCATGCCATGTtctgaaattcataaaattacgAGTTTTCATCATGGTAGTAAATATGGTCTCGTTATTGGTTGTATTAGTCTGTATGTATTATTAGTGCTGAGcaagaaaaattaaagatttggatGGTTTACAAAATGTGTttcttgaaattgaattaattttattttttatagtataaaaataaatattttatatttaaaatagttgaaataatttgaaagtttttgaaaaattattttttaagaagtatttagaaattttgttaaataatattcaaaagtcataaaataaagtttattttgtcaaaataaattaaaatatttaaaataaaaaattaatatgaaaaaatcgAGCTGAATCGAATAATGGATGATTcaaaaaatctaaaagaaaacTTGATCGAATTGAATTGATATCACTCGTAGTATATATCGTTTTGATTTTAAATTGGTATcaagtataatttttatttaggtCAAAATTTCAATGTGTTTCAATTCGTTTAATTCAATATCAACTCGTACTAATGCGTATTGTTTAAATTGGTACTATAAATTCGGttacttttttttgttatttttttttcttgttatttttcactattttgctaccatttcactactATATTGCTACtactttgttgttattatttggatattgtataacttttgttttattgttaattttgttactattttagatgcatttacttgttaagttgcacctgtcttagtgctatttaagtgtacatattgttttttaatttatttttaatttgttgaaaaatatttattttaatatttttaatatttttgatgtattatatattttttaaaaatatataaaagaataatataaaaattaatacgggtgaGCGAAGCCAAGctcgagttttaacatttttatccgagctggacttgaataaaattttaggttcatTTTTTGAGCTGAGCCTAAAATTTCAGTTAGGCTCGGCTCATGAACAACTCTAGTTTAGAGCTATTTATACTAAGATTTTGTTGATgactaaataaaaagaaattacccCTTGAGAAAAAATAATGAGGTGGATATTAAATAAATCGTAAGTGGAAAATAGAAAAAGTGATTTGGCAGTGAGTTTGGGATTCTGCCAACCCATATGCCCatggtgactaaaatgaaactgAAGTACTTAAATTGCAAATTGTATTTAGatgcctaaaataaaattttatgataattggGTTACTATATGTGCAGTTTACCCGCTAGCTTTATTTCCGCCAGCAAAGAGGAGTGCAAAATATAAGTTAAAAGATTCCAGAACAGATCTACGCTGGTACCGAACTTCTGCTTTGATAAAATAAGCGAGTGTCTCTCTGGTATTTGTATGTTTGTTTTGATTTGAACAACTCAGAAAAAAAAAagtcctttttcttttgttttcgaTCTTGGAGCTCCCATAAACCCTAACCCGAGAGACAGAGAAAAGGAAAACTATGGCGCCGCCAGCAGCAGCGggcggaggaggaggaggaggaggaggagaagaaggACAGCAGCCGCGACAGCAGCAGCAACAAAATGGATTTGGACAGACCATAACTGGAATTATTAGGATCGCCGTGTTTTGGTACTTTGCTTCTAAATTCTTTTCTCCAAAAAAGCCAACCGATCCCTCTAACCTCATCTCCAATCTCTTCCAGAAGGGCGAACCCCTGGTATGTTGgtttcatcaaatttcactaaACAAACTAACCCAAACCCacagttttaaattatttttgggttCTGTTTTTAGGATATGTGGCTTTATCTTTCTGAGCATGAAAAGTTCAATGATTTTGGAAACGAAGCTTCTCTTGTATGGCATGAGACTAACATTCCTTATGTCACTTGGGGTCCTGAAAGTACCCGTACTCTTTCTTTGAAATACTATCCTTCCCAGGTAACTTGTTTAAGAATGTTTCCTTTTACTTGCTTGCAATTTGGTTGTTTGTTGCACTCTTACAGTTAACGAACATGATCAATATGCGTTAATCTTTCAGGCCTTGAAAAACAATGGCAGTCTTTATGCCCACGTTTTCTTTGCACGCTCTGGTTACCCTCCAGATCCTAATGACCCTGAATTCCAGCCTCAAGCTACCTTTGGGAGGACTTACTGTGAGTCTTCCTTTCTCCCAAAAGATTCTTTTTCCAATTGCTGGAGATAATGGTGATCAAGTAACCAAGTAACctccttttaattcatttcagCTGTTGTGGCATACTTACCCAAGTCAAGATCAGATAAGAGGAAAAGTCTTCTTGGAAACACCAAAGAAGGGGAAGCAGTTGAATCCGTGGCTATGGTTTGTTCTTTCCTAGTATAACTTATTTCATTGATGGATGTTCTTTCTTTTAAGAAGTTTGGGTTCAAGTAGAATAGTCCTAATCTTTCTTGGTGTTTATGTGTTTGAACTTTGAATTTCGTTTAATGTTCTTCATGATAGCATCTCTTTCATTTTTGTTCTCATATGTGCTTCAAATACCCTTGAATTATGCAACAATATAATGATAATGGTTTTAGCACGGAACCATGCTGCTTCAGGTGGCTGATGATGCTGAAACTGACTCTAAAGACGATGGCCCTGACGAGTGGATTGCTTATTGGAAACCAAATATCACCATTAACTTGGTTGAAGATTTCACACGGTAAGTTTCAACTTAATGTCTTGCTTCTGTAAATGTTCTGTAAACATATGCTtcaatgttgtttattttttattatttggtatGAGTTTATGccagtggttttggaaaattaaCTATTTTCATTTGCCTTAATTCTTTTCCAGATATGGGCACAATGCTGTACCACCAAATATTGCTCCTTGTATCCTTACATTCCTTATCTCAGTTATGGTTATTGAGTCCTATATAATTCTGCACTTTCTTAGTTTATTTTTGTAGTCTTATGAGTCCTTTGTTTGTTCTTCAAAGAATGTTTAGGTTTTATCTGGTATGATTTGGATTCTGGGACATCTTTTTCTTTTGGAAATATAAATTTGGTCAAGACTCAGTCCTATATGAAAGTGAAGTTATGTATAAGAGTTAATCTAGGAAGGAAAGTCAGATTATTGAAGGATGACAATTCAGCTCAGCCACTCTTCTTGACACTAGTATAGATTGTAACTAGATAGTGACTATTGAAGACTAGCTCAGCCATTCTTGTCATTGATTAGTATAAATAAGTACCGTATTGGAGCTAATCTAGGAAGGGAGTTTACAGGATTACAAAGCATAGTTTGAAGCTACTTTGCCAAATCATCTGTattttcagcaattgttgattgatCAGAATATAGACTTTTATAGTTTTGCTCAGCTGTAATAGCATTTCTGTACTTGAAGACGTAATGGAACTTATCCAACCCACTAAGCCTTTATGCCAATTCCTCATTCAGTTGGGTTTGGCTATATGAATTTTCTCCATTATGACTTTTTCTGGTAAACTCTTCATTCTAACTAATTAAGGCTctatgcatttttttaaaaagaaaaattttgtgcCATGACGATCAATTGATTCTTTATTGatccaatcaaaattttattgttGTGTCTTGACTTACCAATGCCCtaattttattgtatatttttttatagaaaataattttattgttgtgtCTTGGCTTACCAATgccctaattttttttagaaattccTGTGTTTCCTATTTTGTAAATGAGCTGCAGCTGCAGAGCTTTGAGTTTCTTGACTTCAAATTTGCAGACTTAAATATTGAGCCTAGTACAGGAAATTACTACCCGACCATCTTCTTCAATG
It encodes the following:
- the LOC107931293 gene encoding cleft lip and palate transmembrane protein 1 isoform X3, coding for MAPPAAAGGGGGGGGGEEGQQPRQQQQQNGFGQTITGIIRIAVFWYFASKFFSPKKPTDPSNLISNLFQKGEPLDMWLYLSEHEKFNDFGNEASLVWHETNIPYVTWGPESTRTLSLKYYPSQALKNNGSLYAHVFFARSGYPPDPNDPEFQPQATFGRTYSVVAYLPKSRSDKRKSLLGNTKEGEAVESVAMHGTMLLQVADDAETDSKDDGPDEWIAYWKPNITINLVEDFTRYGHNAVPPNIAPYLNIEPSTGNYYPTIFFNEFWLLRDKLIAINESVTELPLNLEVGPISMMKWQLFLQIDQSFQIHRSYGSMLEGEADELKIDRSGRIPMLRFRDRDSYASNKTKEYDDIAMKYLSYVLFFLVACFSVYSLMYERHKSWYSWILSSLTSCVYMFGFIMMCPQLFINYKLKSVAHLPWRQMTYKFLNTIIDDLFAFVIKMPTLHRLSVFRDDLIFLIYLYQRWVYPVDKKRINEFGFGGEDEHGQTSAIADQDDKKTN